From a single Anomaloglossus baeobatrachus isolate aAnoBae1 chromosome 4, aAnoBae1.hap1, whole genome shotgun sequence genomic region:
- the NINJ2 gene encoding ninjurin-2, which produces MGSEGERISMEAAGNPVGRGVRSAININHYATKKSLAESMLDVALFMANAAQLKAVLEQGPSFTYYVTLITLISLSLALQVVIGILLIIIARKNLNDVSKQPRLDVMNNVATALVFITVLINIFITAFGVQKTGLYPSRGPRGLH; this is translated from the exons GCGGCTGGTAATCCTGTCGGCCGTGGAGTGCGATCTGCCATCAATATTAACCATTACGCCACCAAGAAGAGCCTGGCGGAGAGCATGCTGGACGTGGCGCTGTTCATGGCGAATGCTGCGCAGCTGAAGGCGGTGCTGGAGCAGGGGCCGAGCTTCACCTATTACGTCACGCTCATCACCCTCATCTCCCTGTCTCTGGCGCTGCAGGTCGTTATTGGGATTCTGCTGATTATCATCG CTCGCAAGAACCTGAATGACGTCTCCAAGCAGCCACGCCTGGACGTGATGAATAATGTGGCCACCGCCCTCGTGTTCATCACCGTCCTCATCAATATCTTTATCACCGCATTTGGGGTGCAAAAAACAGGTCTTTACCCATCACGGGGGCCGCGGGGCCTGCACTAA